In one Chitinispirillales bacterium ANBcel5 genomic region, the following are encoded:
- a CDS encoding methyltransferase domain-containing protein yields the protein MFKVKCMLIKTLSLSGLLFLAVTASDTARRPQRTPDIHYVPTPHEVVEIMLRLADVQEDDVVYDLGSGDGRIVIAAAKKAGVRAYGYEIDPEMVDKSIQNVKEAGVEDLVTIEEKDIFELDLSEASVITLYLLPDLNVRLIPQLEKLKPGSRIVSHEFNMAGVEPDVKATVRREGGGQSTVYLWTTPLRKTN from the coding sequence ATGTTTAAAGTTAAATGTATGCTAATCAAAACGCTGTCACTTTCAGGACTTTTGTTTTTAGCTGTGACTGCCAGTGATACTGCCAGAAGGCCCCAGCGTACACCTGATATTCATTATGTTCCAACACCCCACGAGGTGGTTGAAATAATGCTGAGGCTGGCTGATGTACAAGAAGATGATGTAGTGTACGATCTGGGCTCAGGAGATGGCCGGATCGTTATTGCTGCTGCCAAAAAAGCGGGTGTTAGAGCGTATGGATATGAAATTGATCCTGAAATGGTCGATAAATCGATTCAAAACGTAAAAGAAGCCGGGGTTGAGGATCTTGTTACAATAGAGGAGAAGGATATTTTTGAACTCGATTTGAGTGAAGCTTCAGTTATCACTCTGTATCTTCTTCCCGATCTTAATGTTCGGCTTATTCCACAACTTGAAAAACTAAAACCCGGATCAAGAATCGTCTCTCACGAATTTAATATGGCCGGTGTGGAGCCAGATGTTAAAGCAACGGTTCGACGTGAAGGTGGTGGCCAGAGCACTGTGTATCTTTGGACCACTCCCTTAAGAAAGACTAATTAA
- a CDS encoding amino acid permease: MSDSTTLEKPVIRKPNSCNTTIYELQSYNGGLKRHLGLWGCVSIIVGIVIGVSIFEIPPIVFNNVSTPWHGLGIWLLGGVLSIVGALCYAELATSYPHMGGDYTYLTKAFHPCVGYLFGWGRLVVIQTGSIGALSYVFARYATQLFATVDQVWFAAAVVVALTVVNIIGVKFGKTTQYLLTISIMLGLAAVIMAGFFVSSENAFLVENARSGPGVGLAMIMVLYAFGGWNEAAFVAAEVREPGKNIPRALLISISVITLVSIIVNVGYLYGLGFEGLRNSAAPASEVLQLSFGSAGAKIMSMIVILSVLCSINGSILTGSRVYAAMGLDHKTFSVLGRWSSRFGTPAISFLVQCLITLLMIFGVGTKAGRSALDRFLVVIGLDKLPWEQYGGGFGTLVAGTAPVFWLFLLLSGISLFILRIKNRSFKRSFSVPLYPYLPLIFCFTCFYMLYNSIIYAKGLSVFGMTLLMAGIPFYWLGFTREKKLLQKTKQREM, encoded by the coding sequence ATGTCTGATAGTACAACATTGGAAAAACCGGTTATCAGAAAACCAAACTCATGTAACACAACCATATATGAATTACAGTCCTACAATGGGGGGCTAAAGCGCCATTTAGGTCTTTGGGGGTGTGTGAGCATAATAGTAGGGATAGTAATTGGGGTTTCGATTTTTGAGATCCCTCCTATTGTATTTAACAATGTATCTACCCCCTGGCATGGTCTTGGGATTTGGTTGTTGGGCGGGGTACTCTCCATAGTGGGGGCACTCTGTTACGCTGAGCTGGCAACAAGTTACCCTCACATGGGAGGAGATTATACCTATCTTACCAAAGCCTTTCATCCCTGTGTGGGGTATCTGTTTGGGTGGGGGCGTTTGGTGGTAATACAAACAGGTAGTATAGGTGCTCTATCCTATGTGTTTGCCAGGTATGCTACACAACTGTTTGCGACAGTTGATCAGGTGTGGTTTGCTGCTGCTGTAGTAGTAGCTTTGACTGTAGTAAATATAATTGGAGTAAAATTTGGGAAAACCACTCAGTATCTTCTTACCATTTCCATAATGCTTGGATTAGCTGCAGTAATTATGGCAGGTTTTTTCGTTAGTAGTGAAAACGCGTTTTTGGTTGAGAATGCACGAAGTGGCCCCGGGGTAGGCCTGGCAATGATTATGGTTCTTTATGCATTTGGGGGATGGAACGAGGCGGCATTTGTAGCGGCGGAGGTTCGTGAACCAGGCAAAAATATACCAAGAGCGCTACTTATAAGTATAAGTGTGATTACTTTGGTTTCGATCATTGTAAATGTGGGCTATCTGTATGGTTTGGGTTTTGAGGGGCTCAGAAACTCCGCTGCTCCAGCTTCTGAAGTGTTGCAGTTAAGCTTTGGAAGTGCAGGCGCAAAAATAATGAGCATGATTGTGATCCTTTCTGTTCTCTGCTCGATTAACGGCTCCATTTTAACAGGTTCACGGGTGTATGCTGCGATGGGGCTGGATCATAAAACGTTCTCTGTTTTGGGGCGCTGGTCATCACGATTCGGTACTCCGGCAATCTCCTTTTTAGTTCAGTGTCTGATTACGCTGCTGATGATTTTTGGTGTGGGTACAAAAGCAGGTCGCTCTGCTCTTGACAGATTCCTTGTAGTGATAGGTTTGGATAAGCTACCCTGGGAACAGTATGGAGGGGGATTTGGAACACTTGTAGCAGGAACAGCTCCTGTGTTTTGGCTCTTTTTATTGCTAAGCGGCATTTCACTTTTTATACTTAGAATAAAGAACAGGAGTTTCAAACGGTCATTTTCTGTTCCACTGTATCCTTATTTACCTTTAATATTCTGTTTTACCTGTTTTTATATGCTATATAATAGCATCATTTATGCTAAGGGTTTGTCTGTTTTTGGTATGACATTACTTATGGCGGGCATACCGTTTTACTGGTTAGGTTTTACCCGGGAGAAAAAACTTTTACAAAAAACTAAACAAAGGGAGATGTAA